Part of the Patescibacteria group bacterium genome, ACTTCAAACTCTGGAGCCTTTTCGACATCATAATAATCACTAATCTCGTATTCGCCATTGGCGGTGGTGGCCGTTAATTGCAGTTCAAACCGCCCAGTTTCGGAACCGTTATCAAAATAGGTATAATAATCTGGCAGTTCTACCACCGTGTCGCCGGCACATTCACTGCTGTAGGTAATACTGCCATCATTGGTAGATAGAGTGGTAGCTGTTCCAAGCGGAGAAGTGATAATTAAGTCCAGTTCGGCATCACATAATGTGTGACCAGTTTCGTCCAACACTCCCATTTGAATAAAGGCTTGATCATCGGGGGCGAAGGTTCCTTGATTAACGTTGATGGTTAATACTCCCCAACTAAAGTCACGGGTGATAGTGGTTGTTTTTCCATTTTCATCGACAGTGATTGAAAAAGTATATTTTCCTGGTTTAGTAAAGTTATTTGTTCTGAGTTTATACTCGGCATTTGAGTAACCATCCTTGGTTGTATTCTGTAAGTCATATTCAGGAGTTATAGTCTGACCATCCGGATCAATCAGTTCAATTTGTTCAACTGTGCGTTGCTCAGTAGTAAAACCTAGTTTTCCCCAAAAATCCTCATCTTTAATACCCGCTACAGTAACACTAGGTGTTTGGCCTTGTTCAAAATCGGGAGCGGGTAGTGTGATTGCTTCGTCAAGTGATGGTTTTTCAGGACGTTGAAACTCTAACTGTACTGCCACACCATCCAGCAACGCTTGTGTGGATTGGTCTGTGGGCACCGCATCATATGCAACTTTGATTTTTAGTTGAGACAACGTGGTTTGAATATTATTTGCATCTAGGGTTAAGGGATATGTCCAATACCCACCATGTTTCGCATTATCATTATCCTCAACGAAGGCGAAAGAATCCAATGGTAGCCAAGTGTTGTCAGTTGTTTGGACAAATAATGAGACAACGTCTTCATTGTCCGTATATCCATCAAGCGCGAGAGAAAAAATAACCTCAACTTTATCCAGTGTTTGTCCATCAGGAATGTTACTAGGCCAAACAAAGTCAGAACACACAATACTTGGATTGGCTGTAGTTATCTGTTCCGCTGGTTGATTATAAAAGACAGCCGAGTTTTGTTCAGAAAATTGTTTTTTTCCGTCACTGCCTAATAAATCAATCGTGGTAGCCTGAGCCGCATGTTCCCAACCGACGCAATTAGTCGGTTGAACAGTTAAGGTTAGGCTGTTATTTTTCTCGGCCTTAACTGAAGGTATTGTTTTCCAACCAATCAACAAGATAATAAAAAAGATCACTAAACTAAAGGTGCTAGGTAAGTTACGTTGATGTCTAAGTGCAGCCATCTTATTTAGTATGTGTTTTGGTATTTTTATGATTGTGCAGATGTACCGACCGTCTTTTATGAATGAACCCAAAGATCCAGAGATACACCAACACAATGATGAGTAGTATGAACAAAACAATCGCTAACCAATAATATGTAATAAAAATTATTCCAAGATAAAAGCCAACCCCTGGCCATTGTTCAACAATTGTTATAGTTGTTTTGGCGTCAGTAACATTTCCAGCTTTGTCTAAAGCCAAAACAGTAATGGTATGCTCACCATACGATTGTTCATCTAAGGTTATATTAGTCAGTTTGGCTGGTGTAATCTTGGCAAATATTACTTGGCTATCAACTAGCACTGTATAAAAATCTATACCTGAAGTCTCATCTGCTGTGTAAAAATTAAAAGTTGGTCGACGATTTTTTGTAATAGAATCCGCATTTAAATTAATTGTAAATACTTTTGGAGGAGTATTATCTATCATTATCGTATAGTGGCGAGTTTCGCCCCAACTGGTGTCATTGCCTGATTTCACATGAAAATACCAAATGCCATCCTGGCTGTTTGGCAACTCGGCAACGTTGTTGGTTCCTTCCACAGTATCATCTGGAACAGTATCCAGTTTATCATCATAGCTCCAACTAAAACGGGTCGCCCCAACAATTGGATCGAAACTAATTGTACCGTCATCATTGTTATACCACTGCTTTTGCTCAGATTGTATGCCATTAATAGTAATTGGCATGGGTGATGGCAAGGTCTTCTCAGCTGTCGTTTTTTCCTCTTCTGTTAGTGTTTCTTCTGGCTTAATATATTTGGCCTTGTTTTCAACTGATACTGGCGGTGGTAATGTTTGTGCTGCGATATTGTAAGTGGCTCCAGCAGCCCCGCCATATATATTCGTTCCTAACCCATCATTGGCCAAAATTTTTCCACCAACAACACTGAGTACAGCTGATCCATTAGCCCTGGCTTTAAAGGTGATACTAATAATAGTGCCATGCCCGCTATAACCAGGTGAGGCAACTCCACCGGAAAAGGAAATGGTGCTACTGGAATAAGATGGTTCTGACGTCCAGAGGGTAAAAATACCACCCTTACTAACACTAACAACTTCTAATTTGTCACCCGGATAAGTAACGGTAGCTTGAGCTGCATTTATTGCCACACCACCTGTATTGATAGCCACGGCAACAGTTTTGGTCTCGCCAATTTTCATGGTTCCCGTGGCAGGTGATAATCCCAATGTGGCCATTGCCCAGGCGGATGAAGGAATTAACCAAACTAGTAACCCAACGATCAAGGTGAAAGTGAAAACAGTACTGTTTTTACTAAACGTCATATTAAGAGATACTAACAAAATTTTTTATGATTGGCTACAGGTTTATGTGAGGGGTTGATCTCGATTGTATTGTGTGCTATAATAATCCCATTATAATAATAATAAAAATTATGAAAAGAAGAATGCAAATATTTGGAAGTGTGATTGTTCTGGTGATGGTATTAGGCTTTTTATTGCCATTACGTCAGGTTCAAGCCGCTTCATTGACCAATACAAAAGACGTAATGAGTACTGAAACTGCTACAGCCAATGCAAACCACACCATCTCATTTATCTCACCGTCCGCCATTACAAATGGATCAACCATTACATTGACATTCCCGGCCGGGTTCGATTTAACTGGTATTATTGAAGATGATATTGACATTGCTGGTTCAACGGAAGGGGAATTAACGACCGCGGCTGACTGTACGGGTTCAGAAAAAGCCGGTATTGCTAGCCCTGGTGCCCAAGTTATTACTATTAATTTGTGTGCTGCTGACGGAGGAGATTTTACTGGCTCAGAAACTGTTACAATTGAGATCGGTACGAACGCAGCCTCTTCTGGTACAGGAGCTAACCGAATTGATAACCCAGGAGTAGGTGCTTATAAGATAGCCATTGGAGGCACTATGACAGACGCTGGGTCTTACGCTGTATCTATTATTGCCGATGATAGTGTTAATATCACGTCTACTGTTAATCCTACACTTACCTTTGCGATCAGTGATACCGCAATTGGTTTTGGCACATTGACCACGGCTAACGCCAGGTTTGCTACAGGGGATTTAGTTGGTGCTGATACTACTCCAACCATTGCTCATACCTTTAGCATTGCTACTAATGCCACTACTGGTTACTCAATCACTTATAATGGAACCACACTGACCAATGCTGATGCTGACACAATTGATGTTGCCACTATTGCTAGTGATGATGACGGCACACCAAATTCGGAACAATTTGCTTTTGGTGTTACCACTAACGGAGATGGTACTATTGTCCCTGCTTATGATGCCAATAGTTCAGCTGAATATAAGTTCATTGCTGGAGCAACTACTCCATTCTTTAGCGAGCTTGGTGCCACTGCTACTGAAACTATTAGTGCATACTACATTGCCAATATTGCCGCCACCACTGAGGCCGGTACCTACACTACCGACATTACTTACATTGCAACAGGAACTTTTTAAAACTTTTTTCTTAGAAATTTGAAACGATGAAAAAATCATTGTTAAAGAGATACAATGTGATAATGATGGTCGTTTTAGTTGGGTTTGGCTTTTTATTCTGCACATCACCGGCTCAGGC contains:
- a CDS encoding cohesin domain-containing protein encodes the protein MTFSKNSTVFTFTLIVGLLVWLIPSSAWAMATLGLSPATGTMKIGETKTVAVAINTGGVAINAAQATVTYPGDKLEVVSVSKGGIFTLWTSEPSYSSSTISFSGGVASPGYSGHGTIISITFKARANGSAVLSVVGGKILANDGLGTNIYGGAAGATYNIAAQTLPPPVSVENKAKYIKPEETLTEEEKTTAEKTLPSPMPITINGIQSEQKQWYNNDDGTISFDPIVGATRFSWSYDDKLDTVPDDTVEGTNNVAELPNSQDGIWYFHVKSGNDTSWGETRHYTIMIDNTPPKVFTINLNADSITKNRRPTFNFYTADETSGIDFYTVLVDSQVIFAKITPAKLTNITLDEQSYGEHTITVLALDKAGNVTDAKTTITIVEQWPGVGFYLGIIFITYYWLAIVLFILLIIVLVYLWIFGFIHKRRSVHLHNHKNTKTHTK